A window of the Veillonellaceae bacterium genome harbors these coding sequences:
- a CDS encoding TusE/DsrC/DsvC family sulfur relay protein, giving the protein MSVIDIKGMQIEIDEDGFIVDPSVWNEDIVFYFAKEEHVDELTEKHWKVINYLREYYLKFGIAPMIRKLCKDTGFTLKEIYELFPSGPAKGACKLAGLPKPTGCV; this is encoded by the coding sequence ATGAGCGTAATTGATATTAAAGGAATGCAGATAGAAATTGATGAGGATGGATTTATTGTCGATCCGTCGGTGTGGAATGAAGATATCGTCTTTTATTTTGCCAAGGAAGAACATGTTGATGAATTGACCGAAAAGCATTGGAAGGTTATTAATTATCTTCGTGAGTATTACCTGAAATTCGGCATTGCGCCGATGATTCGCAAGCTTTGCAAAGATACCGGATTTACCTTAAAGGAAATCTATGAACTATTTCCCTCCGGCCCGGCAAAAGGGGCGTGCAAGCTAGCTGGATTGCCTAAACCGACCGGCTGTGTATAA
- the hypD gene encoding hydrogenase formation protein HypD, with the protein MQSMTASEVKKAADFYIAEIRQFTDRPLRLMEVCGTHTVAIFKAGIRQLLPPEVELVSGPGCPVCVTPNEYLDTAIAFSHQSDTIIATFGDMLRVPGTDKTLMEARTEGGDIRIVYSPLDSLEIAKTNPDKKVIFLAVGFETTAPTAAATILTAKQQGITNFFVLSAHKLVPPALRGLLTEPKVKVDGFLLPGHVSAIIGLKPYKFLEDEYRIPAVVAGFEPLDILKAVYMLVKQLRAGRAELENHYRRIVPFAGNSTAQQILSEVYQPCDTAWRGLGVIAGSGLELKPEYRLFDAACLPVEKPVSHEISGCRCGEVLSGIIKPTACPLFGTACRPEQPVGACMVSVEGACAAWYKYGAGRWQL; encoded by the coding sequence ATGCAGAGCATGACAGCTAGCGAGGTCAAAAAGGCTGCCGACTTTTATATCGCCGAAATCCGCCAGTTTACTGATCGCCCGCTACGGTTAATGGAGGTATGTGGCACCCATACAGTTGCCATTTTTAAAGCCGGCATCCGCCAACTTCTGCCGCCTGAGGTTGAGCTGGTAAGCGGCCCGGGCTGCCCGGTTTGTGTGACTCCTAACGAATATCTTGATACGGCAATCGCCTTTAGCCATCAAAGTGATACAATAATCGCCACCTTCGGCGATATGCTGCGTGTGCCGGGTACCGACAAGACACTGATGGAGGCTAGGACTGAGGGCGGCGATATTAGGATAGTCTACTCTCCGCTCGACAGTTTAGAGATAGCTAAGACCAATCCGGATAAAAAGGTAATTTTCTTAGCCGTTGGCTTTGAAACAACGGCGCCGACAGCCGCTGCCACAATCTTGACGGCTAAACAGCAAGGAATTACTAACTTCTTTGTTTTATCAGCCCATAAATTGGTACCTCCTGCCTTGCGGGGATTATTAACAGAGCCGAAGGTAAAGGTGGACGGTTTTTTGCTGCCGGGACATGTTAGCGCTATCATTGGTCTAAAGCCATATAAGTTTCTTGAGGACGAGTACAGAATTCCGGCGGTAGTTGCCGGGTTTGAGCCGCTCGATATTTTAAAAGCAGTGTATATGCTTGTAAAACAGCTTCGTGCAGGCCGGGCCGAACTTGAAAACCATTACCGCCGAATTGTGCCTTTTGCCGGCAATAGTACGGCGCAGCAGATACTGAGTGAGGTATACCAGCCTTGTGATACTGCGTGGCGCGGGCTTGGGGTAATTGCCGGTTCCGGCTTGGAATTAAAGCCCGAATACCGATTGTTTGATGCCGCCTGTCTGCCGGTCGAGAAGCCTGTTTCGCATGAAATCAGCGGCTGCCGCTGTGGCGAGGTATTAAGCGGCATTATAAAACCTACAGCCTGCCCGCTGTTTGGAACGGCCTGCCGTCCTGAGCAGCCGGTCGGCGCCTGCATGGTTTCGGTTGAGGGCGCTTGTGCAGCTTGGTATAAATATGGCGCAGGGAGGTGGCAGCTGTGA
- a CDS encoding respiratory nitrate reductase subunit gamma, with protein sequence MLFLIGQVLPYLAAGVFLAGMIWRIATWLKCPVPFKLTMFPAPADTAGRVLAISKELILFDSLRRSEQGLWLWAWLMHIGLFAVVGGHIVGISQLGLQFTALGMSPSQSVAMSAALGTGAGILLLGALIVLFYRRTAVPEVKRMSNPADYFDILLLLAIVISGMHMRLTTLEVDLAAIRSYMAGLITFCPAAAPQNWIFLSHFFLVNILLIYFPFSKLVHLAGFFVTRSLIVAPPPAYPTAGSITKADFGARRAAE encoded by the coding sequence ATGCTCTTTTTGATTGGTCAGGTTCTCCCTTATCTTGCGGCAGGCGTTTTTCTGGCAGGAATGATATGGCGGATTGCAACCTGGCTTAAATGCCCGGTGCCGTTTAAGCTTACAATGTTCCCTGCCCCTGCCGACACCGCCGGCAGGGTGCTGGCGATAAGTAAGGAGTTAATATTATTCGATAGCCTGAGGCGCAGCGAACAAGGGCTGTGGCTATGGGCATGGCTGATGCATATTGGACTATTTGCCGTTGTTGGCGGTCATATTGTCGGAATATCACAATTGGGCCTGCAATTTACGGCGCTCGGGATGTCCCCGTCCCAAAGCGTAGCTATGTCAGCTGCTTTGGGAACAGGGGCAGGCATACTGCTACTAGGAGCGTTAATAGTGCTTTTTTATCGACGGACAGCAGTGCCGGAAGTAAAGCGGATGTCCAATCCGGCCGATTATTTTGATATTCTCCTGCTGTTGGCCATTGTCATTAGTGGTATGCATATGCGGCTGACAACACTGGAAGTAGACTTGGCAGCTATCCGGAGTTATATGGCAGGGCTAATAACCTTCTGCCCGGCTGCCGCGCCGCAAAACTGGATTTTTCTAAGTCATTTTTTCTTAGTTAATATTCTCTTGATATACTTCCCGTTCTCTAAGCTTGTGCATCTGGCCGGATTCTTTGTAACGCGGTCGCTCATTGTTGCGCCGCCGCCGGCCTATCCAACAGCGGGCAGTATTACTAAGGCCGATTTCGGCGCAAGGAGGGCTGCTGAGTGA
- a CDS encoding YeiH family putative sulfate export transporter, which produces MNTIRTLLPGIAFAAVVAVPAWLLGKLFPIVGGPVFGIILGIMLAALKRPTVFDTGIKFTGKKVLQAAIILLGFEMNLFNVLAVGSQSLIIMIFTLAAAFITAWFMGSYLKLVGNTSILIAVGTAICGGSAIAATAPVISANDKEIAYAISTVFLFNIAAVFIFPFIGHLLDMSDIGFGIWAGTAINDTSSVVAAAYSYSPAAGEFATIVKLTRTLMIIPITLVLAVYTSRASQEPNKFNLVKIFPWFVLGFLATTIISTTGIIPAAICDLLGATGKFFIIMAMAAIGLNTHVVQLLSNGIRPILLGLSCWIAVAVVSLVIQYQFNLI; this is translated from the coding sequence ATGAACACTATTCGTACTTTACTGCCAGGCATTGCATTTGCTGCGGTTGTTGCTGTACCGGCTTGGCTTTTGGGCAAATTATTTCCTATTGTCGGCGGACCGGTTTTTGGAATTATCCTCGGTATCATGCTCGCCGCTTTGAAACGGCCTACAGTGTTTGATACCGGCATAAAATTTACCGGAAAAAAGGTTCTGCAAGCTGCAATTATCCTATTAGGCTTTGAAATGAATTTATTTAATGTTTTAGCAGTTGGCAGCCAATCGCTAATTATCATGATTTTTACGCTTGCGGCAGCTTTCATTACTGCTTGGTTTATGGGCAGTTATCTAAAACTCGTTGGCAATACTAGCATTCTCATTGCCGTAGGAACAGCAATTTGCGGCGGCTCTGCCATCGCGGCCACAGCTCCGGTGATATCCGCAAACGATAAGGAAATTGCCTATGCTATCTCAACAGTTTTTTTATTCAACATTGCCGCCGTGTTCATTTTCCCGTTTATCGGCCATCTCCTTGACATGAGCGACATCGGTTTTGGAATATGGGCAGGGACAGCTATTAATGATACTTCCTCAGTTGTAGCAGCCGCCTATTCTTATAGTCCGGCAGCCGGCGAGTTTGCGACAATCGTAAAATTAACCCGTACTTTGATGATTATTCCCATAACCCTCGTGTTGGCTGTCTATACCTCCCGCGCCAGCCAAGAACCAAATAAATTTAATCTCGTAAAAATCTTTCCCTGGTTCGTCCTTGGCTTCCTGGCAACTACCATAATAAGCACAACCGGTATTATACCTGCAGCAATCTGTGACCTACTTGGCGCAACCGGAAAGTTTTTTATAATAATGGCTATGGCAGCCATCGGCTTAAATACTCATGTCGTTCAATTGCTCAGTAACGGAATCAGACCGATACTGCTCGGCCTATCCTGTTGGATAGCCGTCGCTGTAGTGTCACTTGTTATTCAGTATCAATTTAACTTAATTTGA
- the dsrB gene encoding dissimilatory-type sulfite reductase subunit beta has translation MLPPIIKENYGQWKYHTIPRPGVLRHVSNSGAVLHSVRVASPRLVCSDFIRDISDIADKYCDGFLRFTTRNNVEFLVSDESKLQPLIDELDAKDYLIGGVGVSISNVVHTQGWIHCKSAVTDASGLSKNIMDELHDYFTGKIKVPARLRIAVACCVNMCGACHCSDISVVGIHRTIPRVNDEMVSKICEIPTTIAACPTGAIRPNPKAKSVIINPEKCMMCGNCTAVCPAIKIMDPPNDGVSIWVGGKLSNARTAPMFSKLAIPFLPNNPPKWPEVTDAVKHLVEVWADHAREGERMGEWIERIGWERFFKLTDLPFTAKHIDDFTHATTTFRSTTQFKY, from the coding sequence ATGCTCCCGCCGATTATTAAAGAAAACTACGGTCAATGGAAATATCATACCATTCCGCGTCCCGGTGTTTTAAGGCATGTCAGCAATAGCGGTGCTGTGCTGCATTCAGTGCGCGTGGCCTCGCCCCGGTTAGTCTGCAGCGACTTTATTCGCGATATTTCGGATATTGCTGACAAGTACTGTGATGGTTTCCTGCGGTTTACTACCCGCAATAATGTTGAGTTTCTGGTTTCGGATGAGTCCAAACTGCAGCCCCTTATTGACGAGCTTGATGCCAAAGACTATCTCATCGGTGGTGTGGGGGTATCAATTAGTAATGTCGTCCATACGCAAGGTTGGATTCACTGTAAGAGTGCGGTAACCGATGCCTCGGGTCTTTCTAAGAATATTATGGATGAACTCCATGACTATTTTACCGGCAAAATCAAAGTCCCGGCCCGGTTGAGAATTGCCGTCGCCTGCTGTGTTAATATGTGCGGGGCTTGCCACTGCTCAGATATCAGCGTCGTTGGCATTCACCGGACAATTCCACGCGTCAATGACGAAATGGTCAGCAAAATCTGTGAGATTCCAACTACTATTGCTGCCTGTCCTACCGGGGCCATCCGTCCCAATCCCAAGGCAAAAAGCGTCATAATAAACCCTGAAAAATGTATGATGTGCGGCAACTGTACAGCTGTTTGCCCGGCCATTAAAATAATGGATCCTCCTAATGACGGTGTATCAATCTGGGTCGGCGGCAAGCTATCCAATGCTCGTACTGCACCGATGTTCTCGAAACTAGCCATTCCTTTCTTGCCCAATAATCCGCCGAAATGGCCGGAAGTTACCGATGCAGTCAAACATTTGGTCGAGGTTTGGGCCGATCATGCTCGTGAAGGCGAGCGAATGGGCGAGTGGATAGAGCGAATCGGCTGGGAACGCTTCTTCAAGCTGACTGACCTTCCGTTTACTGCTAAACATATTGACGATTTTACTCACGCAACAACTACGTTCAGATCGACAACGCAGTTTAAGTATTAA
- a CDS encoding diguanylate cyclase: MSLLNSSPTTREMALYKDLYKTIFEYSNDGILVCLLNDAVPGMYIEVNAKMCCMLGYTKAEMLKMAFYDVVSEDALQKIAPFGTTINGRQTCFTLNFKTKGGQILPLEITAHILAVSSQQLLVGFARDISCRKAAESADQLGGMDNQALIEALPDTMFRLSQDGIILEVRAGSDENVLKPTGEVVGKHINEVLPRRILELTRYYMERAFRTKSLQTYDYELPLGGCSRVWEVRLGVSGPAEVLAIVRDITESKEREKRLKYLSLHDSLTGIYNRTYIEQEMFRIQQEGKGPVGVMMCDIDRLKLVNDTLGHSSGDNLLVVAANIIKKAVRKGDIVGRIGGDEFAILLPRGDLAAAQSIYRRIQEAAARHNDRNPEFTISMSVGYAACSCSESVCIADLLRAADFNMYQEKMLRGRM; the protein is encoded by the coding sequence ATGAGTTTATTAAATTCCTCGCCGACAACCCGCGAGATGGCTTTATACAAAGACCTTTATAAGACTATCTTTGAATACAGCAATGATGGGATTTTGGTATGTCTGTTAAATGATGCTGTTCCGGGCATGTATATTGAGGTCAACGCTAAAATGTGTTGTATGTTGGGTTATACTAAAGCTGAGATGCTTAAAATGGCGTTTTATGATGTTGTTAGCGAAGATGCTCTCCAAAAAATCGCTCCTTTTGGTACGACTATAAACGGAAGGCAGACTTGCTTTACGCTGAATTTCAAAACCAAGGGAGGACAGATACTGCCTTTGGAGATTACGGCGCACATTTTGGCGGTATCCAGCCAACAGCTGCTTGTTGGTTTTGCTCGGGATATTTCGTGCCGCAAAGCTGCAGAGTCAGCAGATCAGCTTGGTGGAATGGATAATCAGGCGTTAATCGAAGCGTTACCTGATACTATGTTTCGGCTGAGCCAGGATGGCATTATTCTGGAAGTTAGGGCCGGTTCCGATGAGAACGTGTTAAAACCAACCGGCGAGGTAGTTGGTAAGCATATTAATGAGGTGCTGCCGCGACGGATTCTCGAATTGACAAGGTACTATATGGAACGGGCTTTTCGAACTAAATCGCTGCAGACTTATGATTATGAACTTCCGCTTGGTGGCTGCAGCAGGGTATGGGAAGTTCGGCTTGGCGTTAGCGGCCCAGCTGAAGTTTTAGCAATAGTTCGGGATATTACTGAAAGCAAAGAACGGGAAAAGCGGCTTAAGTATCTTAGTCTGCACGACAGTCTAACTGGGATCTATAACCGAACATATATTGAACAGGAAATGTTCCGTATCCAGCAGGAGGGGAAAGGCCCAGTTGGCGTCATGATGTGTGATATTGACAGGCTCAAACTGGTTAACGACACCTTAGGCCATAGCTCGGGCGATAATTTGCTGGTGGTAGCGGCTAATATTATTAAAAAGGCTGTCCGCAAAGGCGATATTGTAGGCCGGATTGGCGGTGACGAATTTGCAATCCTGCTGCCGCGCGGTGATTTGGCAGCTGCCCAGTCGATATATAGAAGGATTCAAGAGGCGGCTGCTCGTCATAATGATCGTAATCCGGAGTTTACGATTAGCATGTCGGTTGGTTATGCCGCTTGTAGCTGCAGCGAATCAGTCTGCATTGCAGACTTGCTGAGAGCAGCTGACTTTAATATGTATCAGGAGAAAATGCTGCGCGGTAGAATGTAG
- the dsrA gene encoding dissimilatory-type sulfite reductase subunit alpha translates to MDEMKTPLLDELEKGEWPSFVTQMKKAAAKNESAADLLRQLETSYEENVGHWKHGGIVGVKGYGGGVVGRYSDIPEKFPHVREFHTARVNQIAGFFYTSEKLRQLADVWDKYGSGLYNMHGSTGDIILLGTTTENLQPCVDELAEIGFDLGGSGGAMRTLSCCVGKARCEKACIDSTDIIRDLTLYYQDVIHRPQWPYKFKIKVSACPNDCAAASARSDLAVIGVWRDTLRIDMEAVREYVADGFKINEQLINKCPTQALSWDADKQELSLCAEDCTRCMHCINVMPKAISIGTETGATILIGGKVPVVKGPMIGWVLVPFMKTEPPYTELKDLINKVTDWWADNAKNRERVGELIERVGLANFLEAVGLEPLPQMVKAPRHNPYIFWNPEEVEKRG, encoded by the coding sequence ATGGACGAAATGAAAACTCCGCTTTTGGATGAGTTGGAGAAGGGTGAATGGCCAAGTTTTGTTACCCAAATGAAAAAAGCAGCAGCTAAGAACGAAAGTGCTGCCGATCTGCTGCGGCAATTGGAAACTTCCTATGAAGAAAATGTTGGACACTGGAAGCATGGTGGTATTGTCGGAGTTAAAGGCTATGGCGGCGGGGTTGTTGGACGTTATTCCGATATTCCTGAAAAGTTCCCCCATGTTAGAGAATTCCATACTGCAAGGGTAAATCAAATAGCCGGCTTCTTTTATACTTCTGAAAAGCTGCGCCAGTTAGCCGATGTTTGGGATAAGTATGGTAGCGGTCTTTATAACATGCATGGATCTACAGGCGACATCATTTTGCTTGGTACCACAACTGAAAATCTTCAGCCATGTGTTGATGAACTGGCAGAGATTGGGTTTGATCTTGGCGGTTCGGGCGGCGCCATGCGGACGTTGAGCTGCTGTGTCGGTAAAGCGCGCTGCGAAAAAGCTTGTATTGACAGTACTGATATTATTCGTGATTTGACGCTGTACTATCAGGATGTTATCCATCGTCCGCAGTGGCCGTATAAATTTAAAATTAAAGTTTCGGCCTGCCCGAATGACTGTGCAGCGGCCTCGGCGCGTTCCGACCTTGCTGTAATTGGTGTTTGGCGCGATACTTTGCGAATTGATATGGAAGCGGTGCGTGAATACGTTGCTGACGGTTTCAAGATAAATGAACAGTTGATTAATAAGTGCCCGACCCAGGCGCTTAGCTGGGATGCCGATAAACAGGAACTCAGCCTTTGTGCCGAGGACTGCACCCGCTGTATGCACTGCATTAATGTAATGCCGAAAGCTATCAGTATCGGTACCGAAACCGGCGCTACTATCCTAATCGGTGGTAAAGTCCCGGTTGTCAAGGGCCCAATGATTGGCTGGGTACTAGTGCCGTTTATGAAGACGGAGCCGCCGTATACCGAGCTAAAAGACTTAATTAATAAAGTCACCGACTGGTGGGCAGATAACGCTAAGAACCGTGAACGGGTGGGCGAATTGATTGAAAGAGTTGGCCTGGCAAACTTCCTTGAAGCTGTTGGCCTCGAGCCGCTGCCGCAGATGGTTAAGGCGCCGCGCCATAATCCTTATATATTCTGGAACCCGGAGGAGGTAGAGAAACGTGGCTAG
- a CDS encoding LysR family transcriptional regulator, which produces MLDVQLKVFKTVVEKGSFSLAAQELHMTQSSVSQQIQSLESYYDIKLFDRMYRKIMVTQAGMALYPYAIELERLYQESNKAMQGLKADIMGQLNIGCSLTIGEYYMPRILASFSLEHPLVEASMDVFNTEQITAMVVGGSINLGFIEGHYEPLDMLVDTKFGGDELIVIASPQYKHLLNRMSLAEFKSVRWVMREKDSGTRKIFEEFITMHGIDPSKLNVVLEMGSTQAVKEAVKLGIGITAISALTVESELQRGELIAIPLQEGVIPRKFTMIYHKERFRTHAVEKFMAYVMEKTRNDR; this is translated from the coding sequence ATGCTTGATGTTCAATTGAAAGTATTTAAAACAGTCGTAGAAAAAGGAAGTTTTTCATTAGCGGCTCAAGAACTGCACATGACACAATCATCAGTAAGTCAGCAGATTCAGAGTCTTGAAAGTTATTATGATATAAAGCTATTCGACCGCATGTACCGTAAGATTATGGTAACCCAGGCCGGTATGGCGCTTTATCCTTATGCCATCGAATTAGAACGGCTTTACCAAGAATCAAACAAAGCAATGCAAGGCTTAAAAGCGGATATTATGGGACAGCTAAATATTGGCTGCAGTTTGACAATCGGCGAATACTATATGCCGCGCATTCTTGCATCGTTTAGTTTAGAGCACCCTTTAGTCGAAGCTTCCATGGACGTTTTTAATACTGAGCAAATTACGGCTATGGTAGTTGGGGGCAGCATTAATTTGGGCTTTATCGAAGGCCATTATGAACCGCTCGATATGTTGGTCGATACTAAATTTGGCGGCGATGAGCTTATCGTTATTGCTTCACCGCAATATAAGCATCTGTTAAATAGGATGTCATTGGCAGAATTTAAGAGCGTCCGCTGGGTAATGCGGGAAAAAGACTCAGGAACCCGCAAGATTTTTGAGGAGTTTATAACTATGCATGGTATCGACCCAAGCAAGCTTAATGTGGTGCTGGAAATGGGAAGTACGCAGGCTGTTAAAGAAGCCGTAAAGTTGGGAATTGGAATTACTGCTATTTCGGCATTAACAGTAGAAAGTGAACTTCAACGCGGCGAACTTATTGCCATTCCGCTGCAGGAAGGAGTCATTCCGCGAAAGTTCACCATGATATATCACAAGGAAAGATTCCGAACCCACGCTGTCGAAAAGTTCATGGCATATGTTATGGAAAAAACCAGGAATGATAGATGA
- a CDS encoding HypC/HybG/HupF family hydrogenase formation chaperone → MCLAVPGKIVDKVDMLGTVDISGITRQVSLMLLPEVKIGDYVLVHAGFAIQTVDEEEAHKTLELFKELEMYAEHDS, encoded by the coding sequence ATGTGTTTAGCGGTTCCGGGCAAGATTGTTGATAAGGTTGATATGCTGGGCACTGTCGATATTAGCGGCATTACCCGCCAGGTTAGTCTCATGCTGCTTCCGGAGGTCAAAATCGGCGATTATGTATTAGTCCATGCCGGCTTTGCCATTCAAACTGTAGACGAAGAAGAGGCGCATAAAACCCTTGAATTATTTAAGGAGCTGGAAATGTATGCAGAGCATGACAGCTAG
- a CDS encoding (Fe-S)-binding protein, whose product MKPPLHIAKANEVAALGYRVTPEAELKLRFVEKLEEMLPKLRSLMTMLDTCTRCGSCMQQCHSYLGTEDYHNIPAVRADLMRSIYKRYFTWAGRTLNRFVGAEDFDEDTVGKWLTYFYQCNECRRCARFCPFGIDTAEITIMARHILSELGIMPKFMQGVAANMVKTGNNMGINQLATLDTVEFMEDDLLEETGVSIKIPVDKPNSDILFIPSSADFFTNVYTMYGTAKLFHKLKANWTISSSVLEAANFGLLFNYNAMHSHNLRLKEAAAAVGAKTVIQGECGHGWRAAKMYTEGLNGPVPFELIHIHEYCDRHLGQLKFNKLPIRVTLHDPCNLARAGDVIEQPRRIVRACVDEFVEMTPNREDNFCCGGGSGILMDEMMDIRMKLGRKKAEQVKAVGKIDYLAIPCSICKAQIPPVMKHYGLIDFEMGGVMDLVGKAIVLD is encoded by the coding sequence GTGAAGCCTCCTTTACACATAGCCAAAGCCAATGAAGTGGCGGCCCTGGGGTATAGGGTAACACCGGAAGCTGAGTTGAAGCTGAGATTTGTTGAAAAACTCGAAGAAATGCTGCCTAAACTGCGCTCGCTCATGACTATGCTTGATACTTGCACCAGGTGCGGCAGCTGCATGCAACAGTGTCACAGCTATTTAGGTACCGAAGATTATCATAATATTCCGGCCGTCCGGGCTGATTTGATGCGCAGTATCTATAAACGGTACTTTACTTGGGCCGGCAGAACGCTTAATCGGTTTGTCGGGGCTGAAGATTTTGATGAAGACACTGTCGGCAAGTGGTTGACCTATTTTTATCAGTGCAATGAATGTCGTCGCTGCGCCAGATTTTGTCCGTTTGGAATTGATACTGCCGAAATAACGATAATGGCCCGTCATATTCTGTCGGAACTGGGTATTATGCCGAAATTTATGCAGGGCGTTGCTGCTAATATGGTCAAGACTGGCAATAACATGGGCATCAATCAGCTGGCTACCCTGGATACCGTCGAATTTATGGAAGATGATCTTTTGGAAGAAACCGGAGTAAGCATCAAGATACCGGTTGATAAACCAAACTCGGATATTTTGTTTATACCATCATCAGCTGACTTTTTCACCAATGTTTATACAATGTATGGCACCGCTAAGTTATTTCATAAGCTTAAGGCTAACTGGACAATATCTTCATCAGTGCTCGAAGCCGCAAACTTTGGCCTGCTGTTTAACTACAACGCTATGCATAGTCATAATTTGCGGCTAAAAGAGGCTGCTGCTGCCGTTGGTGCCAAAACTGTAATTCAAGGTGAGTGCGGGCATGGTTGGCGAGCTGCCAAAATGTATACCGAGGGGTTAAACGGTCCGGTGCCCTTTGAACTCATTCACATCCATGAATACTGTGACCGTCATTTAGGCCAACTCAAATTTAACAAATTGCCGATTAGGGTGACTTTACATGATCCCTGTAACTTAGCCAGGGCCGGTGATGTTATTGAGCAGCCGCGCCGCATTGTCAGAGCCTGCGTTGATGAGTTTGTTGAAATGACACCCAATCGCGAGGACAATTTCTGCTGCGGCGGCGGGTCAGGTATTTTGATGGATGAGATGATGGATATTCGCATGAAATTGGGCCGGAAAAAGGCCGAACAAGTTAAAGCTGTCGGTAAGATTGACTATTTGGCTATTCCTTGCTCTATCTGTAAGGCGCAAATTCCCCCCGTCATGAAACATTATGGCTTAATCGATTTTGAGATGGGCGGCGTAATGGATTTGGTAGGCAAGGCAATAGTATTGGATTAG
- the hypE gene encoding hydrogenase expression/formation protein HypE — MNDKYIQLAHGSGGKLSRDLVEQVMWPAFANPILGEMHDGAKLDINGIKLAFTTDSFVVKPLFFKGGDIGKLAVCGTVNDLAMTGAKPLYLSVGMVIEEGFALDDLKRIVKSMQAAAIEAGVQIVTGDTKVVEKGAIDSIYLNTTGVGAVMDGVDISPQRVKPGQDIILSGYLGDHSLAVMSERHGLILPESVSSDCAPLNHLVEAVLAAVPDIAVLRDPTRGGLATALNEIAAAAKVGILLNETTIPVRAAVKAACDILGYDPLYMANEGKLIAIVDAQYTKKVLEIMQADCYGKDACVIGRIVSKPAGQVGLETAIGGVRLLDMLIGDQLPRIC, encoded by the coding sequence GTGAACGATAAATATATTCAATTAGCTCATGGCAGCGGCGGAAAACTGAGCCGCGATCTTGTCGAGCAAGTAATGTGGCCGGCTTTTGCCAATCCCATCCTTGGTGAAATGCATGATGGAGCGAAACTTGATATAAACGGAATCAAGCTGGCTTTTACCACTGATTCCTTCGTTGTAAAGCCGTTGTTTTTTAAGGGCGGCGATATCGGGAAGCTTGCTGTTTGCGGTACGGTAAATGACTTAGCCATGACGGGCGCTAAGCCGCTATACTTAAGTGTTGGAATGGTTATTGAAGAAGGCTTTGCCCTCGATGATCTTAAACGGATTGTTAAGTCAATGCAGGCAGCAGCAATTGAGGCCGGAGTACAAATTGTCACCGGCGATACCAAAGTCGTTGAAAAAGGGGCTATAGATAGCATTTATCTGAATACCACCGGAGTAGGGGCGGTAATGGACGGTGTTGATATCTCACCCCAGCGGGTAAAACCGGGGCAGGATATTATTCTCAGTGGCTACTTGGGTGACCATTCACTGGCCGTTATGAGTGAACGGCATGGCCTTATTCTGCCAGAATCGGTAAGCAGCGATTGCGCTCCGCTTAATCATTTGGTGGAAGCAGTTTTGGCGGCTGTTCCTGACATTGCCGTACTTCGCGATCCAACCCGGGGTGGCCTTGCGACTGCCCTTAATGAAATTGCTGCCGCTGCCAAGGTGGGTATCCTGCTTAACGAGACAACTATTCCAGTGCGGGCGGCAGTTAAAGCAGCCTGTGATATTTTAGGCTATGATCCTTTATATATGGCTAATGAAGGTAAGCTGATTGCCATTGTAGATGCCCAATATACCAAGAAGGTACTTGAGATTATGCAAGCAGATTGTTATGGAAAAGACGCCTGTGTAATTGGCAGGATAGTCAGTAAGCCGGCGGGGCAGGTCGGTTTGGAAACGGCAATCGGCGGTGTAAGGCTGCTTGATATGCTAATTGGCGATCAATTGCCTCGAATTTGCTGA
- a CDS encoding 4Fe-4S dicluster domain-containing protein: protein MFLVTIDADTCVGCGECTQACPAQILKMEGEKAEVVGDDCMGCQSCVAICEVGAITVEEY from the coding sequence ATGTTTTTAGTGACGATTGACGCTGACACATGTGTAGGCTGCGGTGAATGCACTCAAGCCTGCCCGGCACAAATTCTTAAAATGGAAGGCGAAAAAGCCGAGGTTGTTGGCGATGACTGCATGGGCTGTCAAAGCTGTGTCGCAATATGCGAAGTTGGCGCAATCACAGTTGAAGAGTATTAA